In one Diceros bicornis minor isolate mBicDic1 unplaced genomic scaffold, mDicBic1.mat.cur scaffold_268_ctg1, whole genome shotgun sequence genomic region, the following are encoded:
- the LOC131402800 gene encoding centromere-associated protein E-like has product MASRMAEEKAITVCVRLRPLSRKEALGGAMQDHWKTDNNTIYQVDGSISFNFDRVFLNNESTENVYEEIAVPIIDSAMQGYNGTIFAYGQTASGKTYTMIGSKDDLGIIPRAIHDIFNKVKKFPDREFLLRVSYMEIYNETITDLLCDTQKMKPLIIREDFSRNPYVGDLTEEVVYTPEMALKWITKGEKNRHYRVTKTNQRSSRSHAIFRMILESREKDEPSNCEGSVKVSHLVSVDEP; this is encoded by the exons ATGGCCAGCAGGATGGCGGAGGAGAAGGCCATCACCGTCTGCGTGCGCCTGCGGCCCCTCAGCAG gaaAGAAGCTCTTGGAGGGGCTATGCAAGATCACTGGAAAACTGACAATAATACTATTTATCAAGTTGATGGAAGTATATCCTTCAATTTTG atcgtGTCTTTCTCAATAATGAATCGACTGAAAATGTGTATGAAGAAATAGCAGTACCAATCATAGACTCTGCCATGCAAGGCTACAATG GTACTATATTTGCCTATGGGCAGACTGCTTCAGGCAAAACATATACCATGATCGGTTCCAAAGATGATTTAGGAATAATCCCCAGGGCAATTCATGACATTTTCAACAAAGTTAAGAAG tttCCTGATAGGGAATTTCTCTTACGTGTGTCTTACATGGAGATATACAATGAAACCATTACAGACTTACTCTGTGACACTCAAAAAATGAAACCTTTAATAATTCGAGAAGACTTCAGT AGGAATCCGTATGTGGGTGATCTCACAGAGGAAGTTGTTTATACACCAGAAATGGCTTTGAAGTGGATCACAAAGGGAGAAA AGAACAGACATTATAGAGTTACGAAAACGAATCAGAGAAGCAGTCGTTCTCATGCTATTTTTAGGATG ATTTTGGAAAGTAGAGAGAAAGATGAACCCTCTAATTGTGAAGGATCTGTCAAGGTGTCCCATTTGGTGAGTGTTGATGAACCATGA